A portion of the Bacteroides faecium genome contains these proteins:
- the rodA gene encoding rod shape-determining protein RodA yields MVTRSDSLWKTLDWVTICIYLLLIVGGWFSVCGASYDYGERDFLDFSTRAGKQFVWIICSFGLGFVLLMLEDRMYDMFAYIIYIGMILLLIVTIFIAPDTKGSRSWLVMGPVSLQPAEFAKFATALALAKYMNAYSFSIKKEKCALVLGLIILLPMLLIIGQRETGSALVYLAFFLVLYREGMPGVVLFAGVCAVIYFVVGIRFDEVFIADTPTPLGEFIVLLLILLFAGGMVWVYRKKAAPTRNIIGGSLGVLLIAYLVSEYWVHFSLVWVQWGLCAVVVGYLIYLALSERQRTYFLIALFTIGSIGFLYSSNYVFDNVLEPHQQIRIKVVLGLEEDLTGAGYNVNQSKIAIGSGGLTGKGFLNGTQTKLKYVPEQDTDFIFCTVGEEQGFVGSAAVLIAFLILILRLIFLSERQPSTFGRVYGYSVVSIFLFHLFINVGMVLGLTPVIGIPLPFFSYGGSSLWGFTILLFIFLRLDAGRGRRL; encoded by the coding sequence ATGGTAACGAGGAGCGATAGTTTGTGGAAAACACTGGACTGGGTAACGATTTGCATTTACCTGCTCCTGATTGTCGGCGGATGGTTCAGCGTCTGCGGAGCGAGCTATGACTATGGCGAACGCGACTTCCTCGACTTCTCTACCCGTGCCGGCAAGCAGTTTGTATGGATTATCTGTTCGTTCGGGCTAGGCTTTGTGCTGTTGATGCTGGAAGACCGTATGTATGATATGTTCGCCTACATTATATATATAGGGATGATTCTCTTGCTTATCGTCACTATCTTTATTGCACCGGACACAAAAGGTTCGCGTTCCTGGCTCGTCATGGGGCCTGTCAGCCTGCAACCCGCCGAATTTGCCAAGTTCGCCACGGCCCTGGCGCTGGCCAAATATATGAACGCCTACTCATTCAGCATCAAGAAGGAAAAGTGCGCCCTGGTCTTGGGGCTGATTATCCTTCTCCCGATGTTATTGATTATCGGTCAGCGGGAGACAGGCTCTGCCTTGGTATATCTCGCCTTTTTCCTGGTTCTCTACCGGGAAGGAATGCCGGGCGTAGTACTCTTTGCCGGAGTCTGCGCGGTAATCTACTTCGTAGTCGGCATCCGTTTCGACGAAGTGTTCATTGCCGACACGCCCACGCCATTGGGCGAATTTATCGTATTACTCTTGATTTTGTTATTCGCCGGCGGCATGGTATGGGTATATCGTAAGAAAGCCGCACCTACCCGCAACATCATTGGCGGAAGCCTGGGCGTATTATTAATCGCTTACTTGGTATCAGAATACTGGGTACATTTCAGCCTGGTTTGGGTGCAATGGGGACTTTGTGCTGTCGTAGTAGGTTATCTGATATATTTGGCATTGAGCGAGCGCCAGCGCACCTACTTCTTAATTGCCTTATTCACTATCGGCTCCATCGGATTCCTCTATTCCAGCAACTATGTATTCGATAATGTACTGGAACCGCATCAGCAAATCCGTATCAAGGTGGTACTGGGCTTGGAAGAAGACTTGACAGGAGCGGGGTACAACGTGAACCAGTCCAAGATTGCCATCGGCTCCGGCGGACTGACGGGAAAAGGCTTCCTGAACGGTACGCAAACCAAATTGAAGTATGTACCCGAACAAGATACAGACTTTATCTTCTGCACAGTAGGAGAGGAGCAAGGCTTTGTCGGCTCGGCTGCCGTCTTGATAGCCTTTCTGATTCTGATTTTGCGATTGATATTCTTGTCCGAACGACAGCCCTCTACTTTTGGGCGGGTATATGGATACTCCGTCGTCAGCATCTTCCTTTTCCATCTATTTATTAATGTCGGTATGGTGTTGGGATTGACACCGGTTATCGGTATTCCGCTGCCGTTCTTCAGTTACGGCGGGTCTTCTTTGTGGGGCTTTACGATATTGCTGTTTAT